From Anaerolineae bacterium, one genomic window encodes:
- a CDS encoding trimethylamine methyltransferase family protein, translating into MRVAANAFNGLGHDEIAAIHRNVLRILAEVGMLVESPDLLGALADFGGTVDRATQTVRFSPAFVERFLAESERFDWDQATPQVTARAGVYLGYYHVPGTDRLEPWTLPYLLDYFHVAKRLEHIGGAGLLGCPLGVPAYLEPLYERLYAWKYGAEEHGTIQVTECCPYILEMTAIYADAIGQPLADVFRGTVYLASPLRLARNEAEQVAYFWKQGLRVRIGNMLSAGGTAPVTLAGAVTLNLAEQLLINLIERALFGERRLHLSCSISVLDMSTLIYPYGRPEMAITNLMTAQLARFYGASFHGHCGLADAKLPSVEAGAQKALTAIPTLLLGGSAHLDAGLLSIDQVFSPIQMILDNEFIGALRCFAREYRVDDEVIGFDVIRELGPGKIFLETEHTARFFRSEHWQPRVWSRQMVEPWMRDGRRLDVDFALERYREIVARSPEPPRLSERVERDLLAVIESARQRFG; encoded by the coding sequence GTGCGTGTGGCAGCTAACGCCTTCAACGGTCTAGGTCATGACGAGATCGCCGCGATCCATCGCAACGTGCTCCGTATCCTGGCCGAGGTTGGGATGCTCGTCGAGAGTCCTGACCTGCTCGGCGCGCTGGCCGATTTCGGCGGCACGGTGGATCGAGCGACTCAAACGGTGCGTTTCTCACCCGCGTTCGTGGAGCGCTTTCTGGCCGAGTCGGAACGCTTCGATTGGGACCAAGCCACACCGCAGGTGACGGCTCGCGCCGGAGTATACTTGGGTTACTATCATGTCCCTGGCACCGATCGGCTGGAGCCGTGGACACTGCCGTATCTGCTAGACTATTTTCATGTGGCCAAAAGGCTGGAACATATCGGTGGCGCCGGGCTGTTAGGATGCCCACTAGGGGTTCCGGCGTATCTAGAGCCGCTGTATGAGCGCCTCTATGCCTGGAAGTACGGGGCCGAAGAGCATGGGACAATCCAGGTGACGGAGTGCTGTCCATACATCCTGGAGATGACCGCGATCTACGCCGACGCGATCGGTCAGCCGCTGGCAGACGTCTTCCGGGGTACGGTCTATCTGGCCTCACCGCTGCGGCTGGCGCGCAACGAAGCAGAGCAGGTAGCCTACTTCTGGAAGCAGGGCCTGCGGGTGCGCATCGGCAACATGCTGAGCGCGGGTGGCACAGCCCCTGTGACGCTGGCCGGCGCGGTTACGCTCAACTTGGCCGAGCAACTGTTGATCAACCTCATCGAGCGGGCGCTGTTCGGTGAGCGCCGCCTGCACCTGAGCTGCTCGATATCAGTGCTCGACATGAGCACGCTGATCTACCCATACGGCCGGCCGGAGATGGCCATCACCAACCTGATGACCGCCCAATTGGCTCGCTTCTACGGGGCTAGTTTCCATGGGCATTGCGGCCTAGCCGACGCCAAGCTGCCATCGGTCGAGGCGGGGGCACAGAAGGCGCTCACAGCTATTCCGACCTTGTTGCTGGGCGGCAGCGCGCATCTGGACGCTGGGTTGCTCTCTATTGACCAGGTTTTCTCGCCCATTCAGATGATTCTCGATAACGAATTCATCGGCGCGCTGCGCTGTTTTGCGCGAGAATATAGAGTGGACGATGAGGTGATCGGCTTTGACGTGATCCGGGAGCTGGGGCCTGGCAAGATTTTCCTGGAAACGGAGCACACAGCGCGCTTCTTTCGCTCGGAGCACTGGCAGCCGCGCGTCTGGTCACGGCAGATGGTTGAGCCGTGGATGCGGGATGGGCGCAGGCTGGATGTGGACTTCGCACTCGAACGGTACCGCGAGATCGTCGCGAGATCACCAGAGCCTCCCAGGTTGAGCGAGCGCGTGGAACGAGATCTGCTCGCGGTGATCGAGTCAGCTCGACAGCGGTTTGGTTGA
- a CDS encoding ribbon-helix-helix protein, CopG family — translation MEAQLTVRLPAELAEQLDRVARRLRRKRSEIVRMAVEQFLSSQVETRPIEQVRDLLGQIESGVPDLGQRHREYLMSRLRHGC, via the coding sequence ATGGAAGCCCAGTTGACCGTACGCTTGCCGGCAGAATTGGCCGAACAACTGGATCGTGTAGCCCGACGCTTGCGGCGCAAGCGCTCGGAAATCGTCCGTATGGCGGTAGAGCAATTCCTTAGCTCCCAGGTAGAGACGCGTCCCATCGAACAGGTCCGCGATCTGCTCGGTCAAATCGAGAGCGGCGTGCCGGACCTGGGACAGCGACATCGCGAGTATCTGATGAGCCGTCTGCGTCATGGGTGCTGA
- a CDS encoding PIN domain-containing protein: MGAELLLDTGAFVALVDRSETRHADCVAVLENWLGAVVTTEAVLTETLHLVGPGWKAQEICLEFFLRGAFLLIPSSRQSLHRVTALMRKYQDVPMDFADATLVALGEELETDQVFTLDQRGFSVYRLHGKKPFRILPA, from the coding sequence ATGGGTGCTGAACTTTTACTGGATACGGGCGCGTTTGTCGCTTTGGTGGATCGCAGCGAGACGCGCCACGCCGATTGCGTCGCAGTATTGGAAAACTGGTTGGGAGCCGTTGTTACTACGGAAGCGGTTCTAACCGAGACCTTACACCTGGTGGGTCCTGGTTGGAAAGCCCAAGAGATCTGTCTGGAGTTCTTTTTGCGTGGCGCGTTTCTACTTATCCCCTCCTCTCGGCAGAGCCTGCATCGAGTCACGGCGCTGATGAGGAAATACCAGGATGTGCCGATGGATTTTGCCGATGCGACACTCGTCGCACTAGGCGAAGAATTAGAAACAGACCAGGTCTTCACGCTTGACCAACGTGGGTTCTCTGTGTATCGCCTGCATGGGAAAAAACCTTTCCGCATCCTTCCGGCTTAG
- a CDS encoding sugar kinase, which yields MEHDVLRTAPFDVITIADACVDLIVDLGETVPQFGQVEQWVRDYFLEMGGSTCIFACQAAKLGLRVGILGRVGDDAYGRLIVQRLQESGVDTRHMRVDPGLKTGLGLALCRSNGDRAILTYGGSLHAVYPEDITDEFLRSGRHLHYGSYYLQTHLLSEAPAILRRAKELGLTVSLDTNWDPNERWDGGLEAALQHVDLFFPNEQEALVITKASSVHEALNVLLERVATVAIKRGAQGALVGRRGEHLVMPVEPAPQIVDTIGAGDSFDAGFLAGWLRGLPLRECARLANACGRATIQARGGLLGQPTLANFPELVRSAGAKRETPLPLTGRSV from the coding sequence ATGGAGCATGACGTATTACGCACCGCGCCTTTCGACGTGATCACCATCGCCGACGCGTGCGTGGACTTGATCGTGGACTTAGGCGAGACCGTGCCGCAGTTCGGACAGGTGGAGCAGTGGGTCCGTGACTATTTCCTCGAGATGGGTGGATCCACCTGCATCTTTGCCTGCCAGGCGGCTAAGCTGGGCCTGCGCGTGGGGATTCTGGGCCGCGTCGGCGACGATGCCTATGGACGGCTGATCGTCCAGCGTCTGCAGGAGAGCGGCGTGGACACCCGCCATATGCGGGTAGACCCTGGTTTGAAGACGGGGTTAGGCCTCGCGCTATGTCGCTCTAATGGAGATCGAGCCATCCTCACCTATGGTGGCAGCCTCCACGCGGTTTACCCGGAAGATATCACCGATGAGTTCTTGCGGAGCGGCCGGCATCTGCACTATGGCAGTTATTACCTGCAGACTCATCTGCTATCAGAGGCTCCGGCCATCTTACGGCGAGCGAAGGAGCTGGGGCTGACGGTATCGCTGGACACCAACTGGGATCCGAACGAGCGATGGGATGGAGGGTTGGAGGCCGCCCTTCAGCACGTGGACCTGTTTTTCCCGAACGAACAGGAAGCTTTAGTGATCACTAAGGCTTCATCAGTCCATGAGGCGCTGAACGTTCTGCTGGAGAGGGTCGCCACTGTGGCGATCAAGCGAGGCGCCCAGGGGGCTCTGGTGGGGCGAAGGGGCGAGCATCTGGTGATGCCGGTGGAGCCGGCGCCGCAGATCGTGGACACTATCGGCGCAGGCGACAGTTTCGATGCCGGCTTCCTGGCCGGCTGGCTGCGTGGCTTGCCGCTGAGGGAGTGCGCCAGGTTGGCTAACGCCTGTGGCCGCGCCACCATACAGGCCCGTGGTGGGTTGCTGGGCCAGCCTACTTTGGCGAACTTTCCGGAGCTCGTGAGGAGCGCGGGGGCGAAGCGTGAGACACCTCTTCCTTTGACAGGACGCTCTGTCTGA